The genomic interval TTCTCCAGACCCCAGGTACCTGATTTCACCTGGCTGCTCAGTGCAACAGACAAGATACTTCACCTCTGCGCCCAACCACATTAACACAACcgaaaaaaccaagcaaacaaaaagcccaggTTATTCTTCACCTCTTCCAAAAACACTACGAATTCAAGGCCACTGAATCTCCGCACAGATTTTCAGGTAAGAGCAAAAAGATCCAAGTCTCCATGGCAGATACATCATAACCCATGTAAACTTTTCCAAGGGCGCAGAGCTGTCCTAACTACACTGTCAGGCAACACTTGAACTGCCACATTTCACGGAAAGCAGGGGTGCTTGCGCAGAAGAGAACAGCTTTGAGAACACCGCTGCACAACTGCCTCCCCCCACAGGGGCAGGAAAAGAAGCCAAAAGCCTTAGTCCCACATCAGTTTACTGCCTTGGATAAACAAGCCTGAGACGACCATATCCAGTCCCTGCTTCTGTGTGTTTGTCTAGACCTggaaaggagaggcagaggtggATGAGGAGCACAACATCCTTCAGCAGCAAGCAGCTCACAACTGTTCTGACAGAAGAACAAGTTCCTGGCTAATGATGTTCATCCCTGAAAGGCTAGCGAGCAAGGGGGAGGCAAAAAAGAGCATTTAATGCAAGGATCTCACCccagcctgggaagaagggaaacaGCCTTCACTCACCTCATCCTGCAAACAGGCTCATCTCCAGGggttctccctctcctctggaAAAGCCGTGAGACACATCTGCCTCCAGAACACTGCCTTCCTTCACCTTGGCTCTCCCGGCTGCTGTTACGACAGCATGACGTGCTCCCTGCAACTCGTTAGTGCAAGGGAGCACACTAGGAAACAGCCCCAACCCcttccacccccaccccctaAGAACAGAACTAAAAAATACCGACCCTTTTTTTCATCAATAAATAAGGAATCTTGTTACCACAACACAAAACCGAAACATGTTCAAAGTGCAAATTACTGTCGCCAAACTAGGATGCTCCTCCTTGCCTCTCCCACGCAGGGCTCCCCTAGCCCCCGGGCCTCTCCGAGCAAACATGATCTATGAGCCAGGGCGTTCCCTCAACTTCCTGCCAGAGCTGGAGCCAAGGAGTGCAGTGGGGAGAGGGACATGCGCTGTTCCACAGCTCACCCTGCCGAGGGGGCCTAAAGTGCCAAGCCAaactcccagccctgggaggaAGAATGAAACTGCAAGGACCAGAGTGTAGCAATGCATAGAAGTTGGGACCAGGGGCAAGACAGAGTCCTAAGAAACTTGCCCAGAACACATCAAATGCTTTCTAGTTTGTGAGTGGGGGCCACGTCAAAGAGCCAGAAAGGCATATGCTCTGGAGTAGAGCAAAAGGTTTCAGCAATCCCCCCCTTCCTTGGAAAAATCCATTGCTCAATCCAACTTCCTCTGGTTATGGCAGCACGTGCCCCTTTCTACAAAGGAGCAGTGGTTGGGATAGAGAGGATGTGCTGTGATCCatgctggaggagagcagacCCTTCGGTTATTTACTGGTATTGTGAGTGTTCCTTtaacttttctctctttcagtaCATGTTTcggctttttttgttgtttgtttgtccttttaaATACAGAGTCCAAACCGTCCCAGGACCCACGTGCTTCCCCACCCACTAAGGTCCAGTGGAGTCTGAATCTTCAATGAGCACCTCTGTGGTGGCTCCCAGGATCTCTGTGTTCATCACCAGCCCCTCTGGGTTTGTACTGCTACCACTGCCCACAAAGAGCTTGCCATCAGCTACCAGGCTCACACGCTCTGCCCCACTGCAGTATGTCTTCGGCATCCCATCTGGGTTCAGCAGCAGGCAATCTGCCGGGGCAGCACTTCCCAGGGGGTCAGGAAGAAGGGGGAGGCCCTGGGCATCAGTGGGTGGCACAATGGCCTCAGTATTAGTGCCCAGGATGTCAGTGCTGGTGATCAGGGCACCTGCATTGGCTGCCAGTGCTTCAGCAATAAGCACTTCAGGGTGGCTCTTGGCTTTGTGAGCTACGACACTGTCCTTCTTCTCAAATTTCTTGCCACAAATGTTGCAGGAGAACTGGTAGAAGGAGTCTGCATCGTGTTTCTTCATGTGCCAGTTGAGGGAAGCCTTCTGCCGGCAGGTGAATCCACAGATCTCACACCTGGgaggggagaaagagaaggtCACACCACAGGGACATCAAAGGCTGACTAAAATGGGATGTCACCGCGGCACCAGCACTTCCAGTTTTATTTGCAGAGGGCTTATGTTCCTCAGATCTCTACTGAGACAACGCCTCATGCATTGGAGCAGGTGAGACAAGTGGCAACTCAAACGTTCCTACAGGTTTGTGTTTCAAAAGAGCTGGGACACCAAGAGCAGCTTCTAGACCTGACTTCAGAGCTGACCCTGCTCTTGGTGCAGTCCAAGAACACCCTCGGTGTATCAAATGGTCTCTCAAAGTTAAGAGCGCGATAAACAAGCAGAGGTACTCACTGCAAGGGCTTCTCGCCTGTATGGATCATTCGGTGCACCGCCAAGTTATGAGAACTCTTGAATGCCCGGGCACAGTACTCACAGATGTAATCCCTTTGATCTAAAAAGCAACACCAGTTGGAGCATTATTCTCCAGCAGACCTGCCCCCTTTCCCACCTCTCACATGTTGGGGGCAAAGCTccacaagaagcagcagaactaGAAGCGCCAAGAGGCTAGGAGGCATAGCAAAGAAGGTGGTGCCCCAAAATACACCGCAGCAGCTGATCTGGAGAGTTAAGGAGTGGTTAAGACTCTCCTAAGAGCTAATTACCCATTCTGACCAATACTGAAGGACTGGCAGCTTAAGACACCTTGGCTTGATTTGTTCCTCTACAGAACCCCTGAGTGATACTTGCCAGAGGGGGAATTAAAAGCTCCACAGcctgtttctttcatttcctttaaatatggtaatccagaaggaaataaTACCCTACTGCTGCAAAATCTATGCCACCTGCCTTGGCTTCACTCTCCCCTGAAGTTCTAGGACTTTTCCAGACACCACCCACATCTCTGTTCACTAACCCAAGGGGGTGTTTGTACacatctcccacctccctgtACCTGTGTGGTGTTTGGCATGCCgcaggagctgcttctggagTCGGAAGAGCCGACCACAGGAGGGATGAGGACATAcgtattttttcttcagcaagtgCTGGTACTTTATGTGATGCTATAAAGGAAGAGTGAAAGGTTGAGGCTCTTTCTTTACATGCCTAAGAGCACAACTGAATCACACCAATCCCAGATGGCCCTTCATCAGGCCACCAGACTCTGATGTCTGACAAGACAGCCTTGTACCACAAACACTAAGATTGTGATCTCCACTGAGAGCAGACAGACAAGGAAATGTGGACAGATACAGAGACATAGCTGCCCACAGCTGATGTTAGAAAGGAATGCTTCAGTGCCAGAGGAGCATCAGCTGCCTGTTCTGAacagcccttccctgccctcaCACATGCCAGGCAGGAAGTGAAAAAACTCAACCAACCTGCAGGTAACGTGGGTGAGCCAAGACTGTGCCACAGCCTTCCATCTCGCAACGGACATATTGTATCGGAGGCTTCTTCCTGAGAAATCCATAAGGAAATGGGCAGAGGTGTTAGCTGATGGATCTGaacccagggcagcagcaagaTAAATGAGTGCAAGTGCAGCAGTTCATGAGAGCAAAGGATTACCACCCCAATGCTCTTGCTTGGGCTATGCTGACAGAGACATTTCACTCCACTTCTTGCAATACATGAGGGTTCTTTCCAGAGCTGGGAAAACCCCAGGAGATACCGAATTCTCAGAATCTATCACTGGGCAATGCCAGGCTACAGATATACTCAGAAGCTGGGGTGATGTTTGTGTGTTAGGGTTCAGCTGGAAGAAGTTAAACCCACACCTAttgggggaaggaaaagaaggaaaggaaaagcatgctgcaattttatttttttgtcttccctttcAGGCAGATTTCTATACCGTGCAAGAAGGGTGGCTTTGAGACAATGAACAGCTCTGTATAGGACACAGGGGAAGCATATCTTCAGAACAGAACTGAGTAGAGGGGAACACTTTACCTTCTCTTGGGCAGCCTTGGGCTCTTGTcatcctttctccttcttcccctcctgtAACAGGGTTACAGAAATAGAATTGAAAGAAGCTCCTTTACATTGGAAGAGGGCAGAGTTTTTGAAGTGTAGGCTATCAAGAAGGAGCATGCTATAAGAAATACTACAGAACTCACTAGGCTTTTGGCTGAAAAGTAACACACTGCATCCAGCAAGACAGCTGCCCTGGCAACTCAAAACACCTGAAGTTTCTAAGGAAACACTCCTATAAGATGAGCAGGTTCCCTGAAGAAGTTTAGTAACCAGGCCTCAAGGCCTCCACGCAAACTGCCCCTGCATTTTGTAAGACTGCTACACCACACAGACGATTGCTCCCTGTGGAGCTGTGATCCCCATGTTTCTGATAGCTGGCTGATGCTTTTTTCTGCATGACATTTGCTGTCACATGGAGGACCTCAAAtcaccctgctgctgccaacacagtcaggctgcagctgcacaaCTACCTGCTAGGTCTACCACACAAAACACTTCTGAAGACAGCTGCCTAGCTCAAATGTGTTTCAGCCCACCGCTCACACTTGCACGGACACCAGCAAACAGGTAACAGACTGACACAGCCCAACAGCTAGAAACTACCAACTCTTTTGCCACATTGCACTGAGGAAGggctattttaaaaaactctCAACCAGGCACCGTatgcttctttctgttttcttttaaacctgTAACTGTCCAATTTGTGACCTTATAATTaaattcttccctttccagGCTGCCCATCAGCAGACAAGATTCTACTCTCCCAAGTTTCTGCTGAAGACAGCTAGCAAGCTATGCCCTCATTAGCTGCCAGATATAGAAAAATCAATTGAGTGCAAGCTGGAGGCTGGTCCAGAGGAAGGCAACATTCTTGAGAAATAAACGCTTTCTATGGTTTGCTCTCACAACCCTTACCATTTCCTAATGAAGTTTTTATAAGCACGTAATTTTGCCAATACATCCCAGAACTGATGGTGCACCCTACTTCCTCTGATCTGCTGAGTAATGTTTCACACCATGTGCAAAACATCGATCTGCATGATTAGAAAGAACGGGATTAATGATGCAGCAGCAATTTTGCTGTCCTCTGACTTAACTCCAGCAATTTATACAcctcaagacaaaaaaaaaaaatctatgctCTGTCTCAGCAAACTTATGTTTATAATGTATGAAGTACAATGCACACTCCCAAGCAACAGCTCTGTCCCGAACACTGTGCCTGCTTGATCATCTTGCTGTAGAGGCACTTAAGAGTAGACTGATGGAACTTTTCTAGACTGTGCTGAGAAATCTTTATTGATCAGACCATATTCAAGCCACCCCTTCAGAAGAGGCACAGGCTTTACTATGCACAAAAGTAGTGTCTGATCCAAACATCACAACCACAAGCCTCAGAGAGCCATCTCTAACAGGAAAATTAACAAGTTCTCAAGATATctgcctgctttctgctgtCCAGTGTAAATCAGCTCTGCAGCGGCTTACAAAACAAGGTGAGAAATTTAAAGGAAGGTGTGCGGAGCACGATGCTGCAGACCAGCAGAGGGAGCCCCGTTTGTTCAATTACTCACAGAAGAGCTAAAGTACAAAACCTGCTGATTTTTTCACATACACTCAGTCCCAAAAGAATGTCTTTGACACAGACACATATATCCACTCTACCCCAATTTCCAGAAAGCTTCGGTGTGCAGTTCCAGTGACAGTGTACCAAAAGATTCTGAGTCTCCACTCAAAGCACTCGTGGTGATTAAGTAGCAAAAATTTGTTCGTTTATTTCTCCAAAACAATGGAGAAGACACAGAACTGTTTTTCCTGAGCTCTGGTGTGTCAGTCCCAAATGCACAAAGAGGACACTTGTCACACAACACATACAAAGTATTGCTATGTCTCCCTTTAGGCACACAACAGAAGAGATGTTGCTTTCCTAAACTGACTCTCTGATACAGTCTTCTAATCCACTTCAGACATAACACCACGAAACAAATTTTAACAGTGCTCTGAAGTATTTTAGTGTGTGGCCATACACAGGTAGGCTGACTAAACCCCagtatggagaaaaaaaatcctcaaattaaacaaaaacaccatctgttctatttttccttgcagaatgTGTGTAAGATACTAGAAAGCAAGACTTTTATCAGAACAAAAGGTTCTGTCCTATTATCTTTCAGgcccagagaaggagaggggaagcCAACAGCAAAACACCGCTGCATATCAGCAAGAATGCAAAATATATGACACATACTGCTACATATAACTGCAGAGTTTTACTCACTTCCTTGGTGGTTCTTCATCTTCCTGAAGCTCATTCTCTTCTTTCACTTCTACTTTAatctctttctgtttctctttttcttccttcactttGCTagcttttctcctttgctttggTGTTTCCCTACAAAGATACAAATACACCACCTTACTCCAATATTCTTTCCATTGTCTGCTTTTTACAAAGACATAAGCAAAAACTGGATCAAAGTTCTATTTATCAAATCCCACCTCCAAGCAGAAATAGGAACAAGCATTAAGGATGAACCTGGCAGCCAGCAGGGCTCTAAAGGCTTTAGTTAGTCTGTTACAGAAGAACTGTAGGCAACATTTAGAACACGCTGTGTCCAATGGGAGCTGCTCCACCTTAGCAACTAGCACTGGTTCTTTGGGTTGTATTCAAACCAAGGGCTCATTCAACCAAGATATCACAGTTTTGGGGGGTCTGAAAACACAGTAAGTATGTAATCCAATGTACTTCTCCAGATGAGGCTTGTAGGTTTCATCTCTTGGATCATCTTTGAAGGgaacttcttcctcactgaTGAGCATCTCCTCATCATCACTgctaggaaaaaaggaaaaaaggacttTAGCAGCAATAGCTTAAGCAGTACTGCAAGAATATTCATGCACCATCCCCTAGAATGGCAGTCAGTATTACACAGCACTTTCTCATTCAGGATGACTGAGGAAATCTAACAGCTTGCACTAAGGAGCATGATGTCAGCCAAAACAGACAGGCTAGGCAGAGCAGTCTCCTCTTGTCAATCCACCCAACTACAGCCTCTGGTCCTGAAGGAATAAAGCTACCAGGTGAAATGTCCAGTCCAGATTTTACTATCCACTTCTTCACAGTATTTCCTGACATCTGCAGTCCATCTAGAACCCACAGTGAAAATGCAAGGGGTCCAGGACTAATTGAGAACATAGCTACTATCCATGCCACAAATCTATCCCTTCAAAGCAGCACTTACTTTTGCggggaaaaaaacaatcaggcctctattttccctttttgatACACTGACTAGTAAGAAATACCACAAAATAATCGATTTCCTACCTGACTGCAGCTGTAGACTGGTGCTCTTCTGTGACcactgaaaggaaaagtcaCCATTAGGTTTCAATTTGTGTTCACTGCAGTGAGCTCATCTGTCAACAATCAGTGCCAGGAGTGCTGGTGGCAGAAGGTACTTGTGATCAAGAAGCACCACGCCTATACCTGCTACAGACTCCATACCGCTCATAACGTTATGCCCACATCCAAGCTCCCTTCAGAGTTTCCCAAGACCTGACTAACTCCAGGAACTTTCAAGCCAGGGCTTCCCACATACCGTATTCAAGCTGGTCTGCGTTTGGCTCTGACTTGCAGACAAGCTGCAGGGAACCCGTCTTGGATCTGGAGGCACGCGAGTTCTCGGTGTCACGCTGCCGGGCCACTGTGGCTGACCTGCTGCTGCgccagctcctgctgggccTGGCCGTGCTGACTGGAGAGCCATGGCTGAGGATGCTGGGaacttcctcctcttccttctcttctttgggatctgaaaaaaaaacattgcaatCTCTTCAACGGtaacaataataaaaagcataaatCCTACTATTAACGCACACTCCTCTTTGTTGACATCTGCCTCTGTCTACTCCGACAGGgacactgctgcctctgccaaGGCAAACAACATGCCAGGGCTTTACCTCAGCAAGCCGTCATCCAAAATTTTCATAGCATTTCCTATTGCCTCTAAACAaagacacaaatattttaaaacagcacaCACTTCCCTCTGATCAAGGCTAAGATGATGATTATTTGCTGGCTGTGATCTAAGAGACAGACACTCATAAACCTCAGCAACAGCTCTGTGAAAGACTAGCTTCAAAGTTGGACCATGTTAAAAGTAGTGTCTGGAGACTCCCCCAAACACATATTTAATCAGAACTATATACCTGGTAATAAACCTGTGGAATCTGAGCAGGATGTTTCTGGTCTTACGCTAGAACAAAACTCATCACAAGCAGAGTTAGCCTGAGGTCTACTCATTTATAGCTTCTAcaggtggtttcttttttggctGATGGCTCATCTCCAGATAAGTTCTGTCAAGATACCAGAACAGGCTATGTCTGTGAGGAGGTTCATCCCTTAAAAACGAAAATTCCTCAGAACAGTTCATTTGATTTCACTTTTTGGTGCCTGCTGTGACACTGGACCTTAAAGGACCCAAATACCTTATGAAATTTCATAAATGATGTgctgaagaaattaattccaaGTAGGTGGCTGAGCTCACCATGCAGGTTTGCCACCACTCTAGTACACAAAGCCACCTGCAGCACTCTGCAGGGCCTGTACCCTGGGCTAAGCTCTGACCTGCTCCTTTTCATCCAAACACACCGCTGTCTGTTTCAGGGGGtgttctgctgctgagcagcagtgagCTGTCCCCCTGAGATGCCTGGGAGTTTATCAAGCACCTCTTGGCCAAGCCAGTGGACAGCCCTCTAAGgacagctggagagcagctctgctagGCTGGGAGTCTCAGCAAAGAGCAATCTGCACATCAGGTTCATGTCCTGGTGGGGAGGAAGGTTCACAGATTCCTGGGCACCATTcacagcagcagtcaggaaatGGGGACACTGATACTCCCCTTGACTCAGCACTTGTTAGACCACATTTAGATTCCCTCCTTAGTTTTGGATCAATGACAAGAAGGTCGTCAACATGCTTGAGCAGGCATCTAAATTCTGTGTTGAACCTGTGTGAAGCAGCAAGTGGGACCAGAGACATCCTGAGATCCCTCCCAACCCGACATCTCTCATTTCACATCAAGCTTTTTGAACGAAATCATCCTTTTAGTTCCAGCATGTAGTCTGCTTTGCACAACACAGTCCCCAATCCTTGATTAACAAGGTGGGAATAATCAACGTTTGACTGAAAAAATCTGACTAGAATACAGAATGAGAGACATTACACTTTCAATGTAAAACAGCGACCAAGTCTGATGTCTTGCATGTATAAAGCCCCCTTCACCATCAGAGCATGAATTACACCTTTTTGGCTTCTTCGTTCAGAGGATCTCAAATGAACAAActgctttacatttttaatcCTAGTTGTGGAcatactcattttttttttaatgctaaattAAATCCAAAGACACTTGAAACCATTCTGGAGAAAACTCCCCCTCAAAATTGCCACTTGGCAATTTTGCTTCATCTCTCTAAAGTGAAGGTGCTAATTAAGCCCCTTCTCATGATTCCTCCTTTTTATCCCTTCCTCTACCTTGGCATGCTTGCCTAGCAgattcatttcatttttatatggTATGAATACctatttatctaaaaaaaaaacaaaccaaaaaccctacacaaccaatcaaaaaaaaaaaaaacaaccacaggAGAAGCATCAAATATTTACTTTACAGTAGAACTTGTAAAGCAATACAGAGCTATTAGTTGAAAATCCTTATAATTCTAGATGCTTCCAATGGGGGACACATGCAAAggtcagagctgcagcaggaaacTCCTATCTGCGAAGTATTCAACCTCACTTGCAGCTGAAATCAGCCCTCATCGAGGCTTCACCTGAAATCTAAAATTGCAAATGAAAAGTTCTGTATCTTTAATAAATTTTGTGTCTCCCATACccaagtttccttttttccttcttcacagAAACAGCTTTCTGATGAATCCAGCCTGCTtctcaaaaaagcaaaacaggaaaaaaaaacaaccacaaaacaaaaaataaacaaacagacCAGAATGAAATAAACCACAGTGCTAAATACAGAGACAGTAATTGGCTGGAAGAGCAGTACTTCCTCCTCCTGTTGCTTCTTGTCTAACATGCCTGACCTGGCATTAGCAGTAATCACAACCCTGTTACTGGAGGTTTTTTGATTTTAATTATGTTTGAGGATCCCTCCCCACACTTCTGACAGGTCAGGAACACAGTTGTCGCTGTCTTTGTGTATGAGCAGCGGAAGGAGTCAGGAGATGCCAACCTGTCCTGATTGTACAGGGACCATATAGTTATTTTCAGTCCTGTCTCAGGTACCACTCTGTGCCTGGCTAAACACAGGCCCTGTGGCTGAACACTGCATTACCCTCTTCTCTCACAAATGTCACCACACAGAAAGCCATGCTCCACAGTTAGCAGGATTTGGCataaagaaggaagagaaacaagacAAAGGGAACAAACATTGCAATTACAGAGAATCAGGCTCTGCTCTTCCAACtaaaaaagctgctgtttgAACCTCTAGAGACTgacacatcagaaaaaaatttagattAGAATGGCTGTAGTCAATTCTCCATTTAAAAGGTGTATAAGCCAATATCCTGCTAGTTCATTGCAAGTGTCAACAATGGTGATGGACATCCTACCAATCCTTTCCATCTTTTGGCTCCTTTGACTCTTCCTACCTTGAGTATTTCACTTAATAATAAAGCAAGTCACTTAATAATAAACAGGTTTTATTCTGAGGCACATTCACCATTCTGCCGAGTTTTCCCAATATCCTTTAAACTGAACACCGTCTAGGGCAGACAAGACGTATGGATTTGCATGATGGTACTCAAGAGATGTCCTTTAAGCCTAAAATTTGTCCAAAAAACAGCAGTCACTAGccaaaggaacaagaaaaagaaacctgggAGGAAATTAGCTACAAAGTTGTAGCTCTTTTAATTGTTAAgacaaccaaaacccaagttTCTGGGCACTGCTCTACTTCCTAACAGAGTTTACCCCAATAGCGCTCCATGTTTACTCACCGTGCTAGTAGGCAGACTCCTGTTTCAGACATGCAGCAGAATTGTGTCCTCAGCCACCCTCTCATTCTGCCCCTGGAGCACTGACCATGGGGTCAACCAAACCAGCAAGAGCATCTCTCTCTGAACCTGTAtcatatttttctatatatatcAGCATTGCCACAAACTGTAACAGAAGGTATAAATACCAAAGCTTGTCCACTGCCTCCCAGACCAGGAGATAAGTTCACCCTTACAAGTCTCAGTTCCTCCTAGTATCATGAATCCACTTTGCAGGCAGCACATTCACAGGAAGTCACAGAGACT from Heliangelus exortis chromosome 18, bHelExo1.hap1, whole genome shotgun sequence carries:
- the ZFP91 gene encoding E3 ubiquitin-protein ligase ZFP91 isoform X1, with protein sequence MPAGTEQPGVGGQQPPAQGPAVDRTLSSGRRRTVPAAAEQGEDSGGSRVLRGGRERGRAVAASRRRKAEYPRRRRSSPGAQSAAETPPVARKASRAGCTDKVTVKDPKEEKEEEEVPSILSHGSPVSTARPSRSWRSSRSATVARQRDTENSRASRSKTGSLQLVCKSEPNADQLEYVVTEEHQSTAAVSSDDEEMLISEEEVPFKDDPRDETYKPHLEKETPKQRRKASKVKEEKEKQKEIKVEVKEENELQEDEEPPRKRGRRRKDDKSPRLPKRRKKPPIQYVRCEMEGCGTVLAHPRYLQHHIKYQHLLKKKYVCPHPSCGRLFRLQKQLLRHAKHHTDQRDYICEYCARAFKSSHNLAVHRMIHTGEKPLQCEICGFTCRQKASLNWHMKKHDADSFYQFSCNICGKKFEKKDSVVAHKAKSHPEVLIAEALAANAGALITSTDILGTNTEAIVPPTDAQGLPLLPDPLGSAAPADCLLLNPDGMPKTYCSGAERVSLVADGKLFVGSGSSTNPEGLVMNTEILGATTEVLIEDSDSTGP
- the ZFP91 gene encoding E3 ubiquitin-protein ligase ZFP91 isoform X2 — encoded protein: MPAGTEQPGVGGQQPPAQGPAVDRTLSSGRRRTVPAAAEQGEDSGGSRVLRGGRERGRAVAASRRRKAEYPRRRRSSPGAQSAAETPPVARKASRAGCTDKVTVKDPKEEKEEEEVPSILSHGSPVSTARPSRSWRSSRSATVARQRDTENSRASRSKTGSLQLVCKSEPNADQLEYVVTEEHQSTAAVSDDEEMLISEEEVPFKDDPRDETYKPHLEKETPKQRRKASKVKEEKEKQKEIKVEVKEENELQEDEEPPRKRGRRRKDDKSPRLPKRRKKPPIQYVRCEMEGCGTVLAHPRYLQHHIKYQHLLKKKYVCPHPSCGRLFRLQKQLLRHAKHHTDQRDYICEYCARAFKSSHNLAVHRMIHTGEKPLQCEICGFTCRQKASLNWHMKKHDADSFYQFSCNICGKKFEKKDSVVAHKAKSHPEVLIAEALAANAGALITSTDILGTNTEAIVPPTDAQGLPLLPDPLGSAAPADCLLLNPDGMPKTYCSGAERVSLVADGKLFVGSGSSTNPEGLVMNTEILGATTEVLIEDSDSTGP